Proteins encoded together in one Shewanella oneidensis MR-1 window:
- the fdh3B gene encoding formate dehydrogenase FDH3 subunit beta, which translates to MAVMKFLCDTKRCIECNGCVTACKNENDSALEWGIQRRRVVTINDGQPGEASISVACMHCTDAPCMAVCPADCFYRTDDGIVLHNKDTCIGCGYCFYACPFGAPQFPKKTAFGSRGKMDKCTFCAGGPEETFSEAEHKKYGANRIAEGKLPMCAELCATKALLAGDAEVVSNIYRQRMASRGNPNVIWGYNPKTGEIN; encoded by the coding sequence ATGGCAGTCATGAAATTTCTATGTGACACCAAACGCTGCATCGAGTGTAACGGCTGCGTCACAGCATGTAAAAACGAAAACGACTCTGCACTAGAGTGGGGTATTCAACGTCGCCGCGTGGTGACAATTAACGATGGTCAACCAGGTGAAGCATCCATTTCAGTAGCATGTATGCACTGTACCGACGCTCCTTGCATGGCCGTATGTCCGGCAGATTGTTTCTACCGTACTGACGATGGCATTGTGCTGCATAACAAAGATACCTGTATCGGTTGTGGTTACTGCTTCTATGCCTGTCCGTTTGGTGCACCACAATTTCCGAAGAAAACTGCCTTCGGTAGCCGCGGTAAAATGGATAAGTGTACTTTCTGTGCCGGTGGCCCAGAAGAAACCTTCTCCGAAGCCGAGCATAAGAAATACGGTGCAAACCGTATTGCCGAAGGCAAGCTACCCATGTGTGCAGAGCTTTGTGCAACCAAAGCACTGCTTGCGGGTGATGCGGAAGTGGTATCAAACATCTACCGTCAACGTATGGCCTCTCGAGGCAATCCTAACGTGATTTGGGGCTACAACCCCAAGACCGGTGAGATTAACTAA
- the fdh3B gene encoding formate dehydrogenase FDH3 subunit beta — protein sequence MATMKFLCDTKRCIECNGCVTACKNENDSALEWGIQRRRVVTINDGKPGEASISVACMHCSDAPCMAVCPANCFYKTEDGIVLHDKDTCIGCGYCLYACPFGAPQFPQKGAFGNRGKMDKCTFCAGGPEETHSEAERQKYGSNRIAEGKLPMCAELCATKALLAGDAEVVSNIFRERVAYRGAKNAAWN from the coding sequence ATGGCTACAATGAAATTTTTGTGTGATACCAAGCGCTGCATCGAATGTAACGGTTGTGTCACTGCTTGTAAAAACGAAAACGACTCCGCGCTCGAATGGGGTATCCAACGCCGCCGCGTCGTGACCATCAATGATGGTAAACCCGGTGAAGCGTCAATCTCTGTCGCTTGTATGCATTGTTCAGACGCGCCTTGTATGGCTGTTTGCCCAGCAAACTGCTTCTACAAAACCGAAGATGGCATCGTACTGCACGACAAAGATACCTGTATTGGTTGTGGTTATTGTTTGTATGCCTGTCCTTTTGGCGCACCACAGTTCCCACAAAAAGGGGCCTTTGGTAACCGCGGCAAGATGGACAAATGTACCTTCTGTGCTGGCGGCCCAGAAGAAACTCACTCAGAGGCAGAGCGCCAGAAGTACGGTTCAAACCGTATTGCTGAAGGCAAACTACCAATGTGTGCAGAACTATGTGCCACTAAAGCCCTGCTCGCTGGTGATGCTGAAGTTGTTTCTAACATCTTCCGTGAGCGCGTGGCTTACCGTGGTGCTAAAAACGCGGCTTGGAATTAA
- a CDS encoding molybdopterin-dependent oxidoreductase, with protein MKLTRKSDVAQVANKPTLGISRRQFMKQAGIATGGIAAASLMGTGMMRRAEAKDVPYDAPIEIKRTICSACAVGCGLYAEVQNGVWTGQEPAFDHPFNAGGHCAKGAALREHGHGEKRLKYPMKLVDGKWKKISWEDAINEVGDQMLNIRKESGPDSVYFMGSAKFSNEGCYAYRKLAAMWGTNNVDHSARICHSTTVAGVANTWGYGAQTNSFNDIQNANAIFLIGANPAEAHPVSMQHILIAKEKNNAKIIVVDPRFSRTAAHSDLHCAIRPGTDIPFIYGMLWHIFENGWEDKTFIQHRVFEMETIRAEVKKFPPKEVANITGVSEEVVYQAAKLMAENRPGTVIWCMGGTQHHVGNANTRAYCILQLALGNMGVSGGGTNIFRGHDNVQAATDLGLLFDNLPGYYGLTTAAWEHWTNVWELDMEWMKSRFDHGTYLGREPMTTPGMPCSRWFDGVLLEKDKLAQKDNIRMAFFWGQSVNTGTRQRDVRDALDKLDTVVVVDPFPTIAGIMHSRKNGVYLLPACTQFEASGAVSNSGRSIQWREQVIQPLFESKNDIEIMYMLAKKVGISEQWAKRWNIAGNMPVVEDISREINRGMWTIGYTGQSPERIKQHTQNWGTFSNKTLEAAGGPCKGETYGLPWPCWGTPEAKHPGTQILYNQDKHVKDGGGNFRARYGVEYNGKNLLAEGTFSKGAEIQDGYPEFSDKLLKQLGWWDDLTAEEKAAAEGKNWKTDLSGGIVRVAIKHGCIPFGNAKARCIVWTFPDQAPVHREPIYTARRDLVAKYPTYDDMQVHRLPTLYKTLQENDLSGKYPLVMTSGRLVEYEGGGEESRCNPWLAELQQEMFIEISPADAADRAIRNGEFVWVEGAEGGRIKVQAMVTPRVAPGVTFMPYHFAGVMHGESLAANYPEGTVPYVIGESCNTALTYGYDPVTQMQETKASLCQIVKA; from the coding sequence ATGAAGTTAACTCGCAAGTCCGATGTCGCCCAAGTGGCCAACAAACCGACGTTAGGTATTAGCCGTCGTCAATTTATGAAGCAAGCAGGTATTGCTACAGGTGGTATCGCCGCCGCTTCTTTAATGGGTACTGGCATGATGCGCCGCGCAGAAGCCAAAGATGTGCCATATGATGCTCCAATCGAGATCAAACGTACTATTTGTAGTGCGTGTGCTGTCGGTTGTGGTCTGTATGCCGAAGTACAAAACGGTGTGTGGACAGGTCAAGAGCCTGCATTCGATCACCCATTCAATGCCGGTGGCCACTGTGCTAAAGGTGCTGCGCTACGTGAACACGGCCACGGTGAAAAACGCCTGAAATACCCAATGAAATTGGTTGATGGCAAGTGGAAAAAAATCTCTTGGGAAGACGCGATTAACGAAGTGGGCGACCAAATGCTCAACATTCGTAAAGAATCAGGCCCAGACTCTGTGTACTTTATGGGTAGTGCGAAGTTCTCTAACGAAGGTTGTTATGCATACCGCAAACTGGCGGCCATGTGGGGCACCAACAACGTCGACCACTCTGCTCGTATTTGTCACTCTACCACGGTAGCTGGTGTTGCTAACACTTGGGGCTACGGTGCGCAAACTAACTCTTTCAACGACATTCAGAATGCCAATGCCATCTTCCTGATCGGTGCAAACCCTGCGGAAGCGCATCCAGTTTCTATGCAACATATTCTGATCGCCAAAGAGAAAAACAACGCGAAAATCATCGTCGTTGATCCTCGTTTCTCTCGTACTGCAGCACACTCAGATCTGCACTGCGCGATTCGTCCAGGTACCGATATTCCGTTTATTTACGGTATGTTATGGCACATTTTCGAAAACGGTTGGGAAGATAAAACCTTTATCCAACACCGCGTATTCGAGATGGAAACCATCCGTGCAGAAGTGAAAAAATTCCCACCTAAAGAAGTGGCGAATATCACAGGCGTAAGCGAAGAAGTGGTTTATCAAGCCGCGAAACTGATGGCAGAAAACCGTCCAGGTACCGTTATTTGGTGTATGGGTGGTACTCAGCATCACGTTGGTAACGCTAACACCCGCGCATACTGTATTCTGCAATTAGCCTTAGGCAACATGGGCGTATCTGGCGGCGGTACTAACATTTTCCGTGGTCACGATAACGTTCAAGCAGCAACGGACTTAGGTCTGCTATTTGATAACTTACCAGGTTACTACGGTCTGACTACTGCGGCATGGGAACATTGGACTAACGTGTGGGAACTGGATATGGAGTGGATGAAGAGTCGCTTCGATCACGGAACCTACCTTGGTCGTGAGCCAATGACCACACCTGGTATGCCATGTTCTCGCTGGTTTGACGGCGTGTTATTAGAAAAAGATAAACTGGCACAGAAAGACAATATCCGCATGGCTTTCTTCTGGGGACAATCGGTTAACACTGGCACCCGCCAACGTGATGTCCGCGATGCCTTAGATAAATTAGATACGGTTGTGGTCGTGGATCCATTCCCAACCATCGCAGGTATCATGCACAGCCGTAAAAACGGCGTGTACCTGTTACCAGCCTGTACTCAATTTGAAGCCTCTGGCGCAGTATCTAACTCAGGCCGTTCAATTCAGTGGCGTGAGCAGGTGATTCAGCCGCTATTCGAATCTAAAAACGATATCGAAATTATGTACATGCTTGCGAAAAAAGTGGGCATTTCTGAGCAATGGGCTAAGCGCTGGAACATCGCAGGCAATATGCCAGTGGTTGAAGATATCTCTCGCGAAATCAACCGCGGTATGTGGACTATCGGTTACACCGGTCAAAGCCCAGAGCGTATCAAACAGCACACCCAAAACTGGGGTACCTTTAGCAACAAGACGCTTGAAGCTGCAGGTGGTCCATGTAAAGGTGAAACCTATGGCTTACCTTGGCCATGTTGGGGCACACCAGAAGCCAAGCACCCTGGTACCCAAATTCTGTATAACCAAGACAAGCACGTTAAAGACGGCGGCGGTAACTTCCGTGCCCGTTACGGCGTTGAATACAATGGTAAAAACCTACTGGCGGAAGGCACCTTCTCTAAGGGCGCTGAAATCCAAGACGGTTACCCAGAATTCTCTGACAAACTGCTTAAGCAACTCGGTTGGTGGGATGATCTGACTGCAGAAGAAAAAGCGGCTGCAGAAGGTAAAAACTGGAAAACTGATTTGTCAGGCGGCATTGTGCGCGTGGCGATCAAGCACGGTTGTATTCCGTTTGGTAATGCGAAAGCCCGTTGTATTGTTTGGACTTTCCCAGACCAAGCCCCTGTACACCGCGAGCCAATTTATACAGCCCGCCGTGACTTAGTGGCTAAATACCCAACCTATGACGATATGCAAGTACATCGTCTACCAACACTGTATAAGACGCTCCAAGAGAACGACTTAAGCGGTAAATATCCATTAGTCATGACCTCTGGTCGTTTAGTGGAATACGAAGGTGGTGGTGAAGAATCTCGTTGTAACCCATGGCTGGCTGAGCTTCAACAGGAAATGTTCATTGAGATCAGCCCTGCTGACGCTGCTGACCGAGCTATCCGCAACGGTGAGTTTGTATGGGTAGAAGGTGCTGAAGGCGGTCGTATCAAGGTACAAGCCATGGTGACGCCACGCGTAGCACCGGGTGTAACCTTTATGCCATACCACTTTGCGGGTGTGATGCACGGAGAAAGTTTAGCGGCTAACTATCCAGAAGGCACTGTGCCTTACGTTATCGGTGAATCCTGTAACACGGCACTGACCTATGGTTATGACCCTGTGACCCAAATGCAGGAAACCAAAGCGTCGCTCTGTCAGATCGTTAAAGCATAA
- a CDS encoding twin-arginine translocation signal domain-containing protein — protein MKQQPSDLSRRSLLKALTVGSVAGAAIAATGISAAQASESSKVTTKEPKGYHETAHIISYYDSLRS, from the coding sequence ATGAAGCAACAACCTAGCGATTTATCTCGCCGTTCTTTGCTTAAAGCACTCACCGTTGGCAGCGTAGCCGGCGCAGCAATTGCCGCTACCGGCATCAGTGCAGCCCAAGCCAGCGAGAGCAGCAAGGTAACAACTAAAGAGCCTAAGGGTTACCACGAAACTGCGCACATTATCAGCTATTACGATAGCCTGCGTAGCTAA
- a CDS encoding formate dehydrogenase subunit gamma, whose translation MLNKQLNKSLRSLFALMVLVMGLGLGSVMSASPVQASDQQSSQQQAKAQTSEADLWRAVKSGETGYTTAEGVEAGVLINVAGNQGKELRNQYITPIMALAVTGVFGVFLLFYLVNGPSKLSHGFSGKMVVRWSKADLWIHWIMAISCLVLMFTGLTIMLGKHVVQELLGPDIWAPLIYGSKTVHDWAGPIFIVSWIVCVVKWMPLQTFKMYDLKWFLVVGGYINFGPFKGKHPDSGFANAGEKMWFWTLTLFGLFISVSGIMLVLPGLDLPREASMAALLIHSISAVILIAFTIVHIWMATVLSEGGMECMKSGYCDENWAIQHHNLWYDEIKANGSLRYKD comes from the coding sequence ATGTTAAACAAACAGTTAAACAAATCACTGCGCAGTCTGTTTGCTCTGATGGTACTCGTGATGGGATTGGGACTAGGCTCAGTAATGAGCGCAAGCCCAGTACAGGCAAGTGATCAGCAATCGAGCCAACAACAGGCGAAAGCGCAAACCAGCGAAGCCGATCTGTGGCGCGCGGTAAAGTCAGGTGAAACTGGCTACACCACGGCCGAAGGCGTCGAAGCTGGAGTGTTGATTAACGTTGCCGGCAACCAAGGTAAAGAACTGAGAAATCAATATATCACCCCGATTATGGCCCTTGCGGTTACGGGTGTGTTTGGCGTTTTCTTACTGTTTTATTTGGTGAATGGCCCCTCAAAACTCAGCCACGGCTTTTCAGGCAAAATGGTTGTACGTTGGTCAAAGGCGGATTTATGGATCCACTGGATCATGGCAATTAGCTGTCTTGTGCTGATGTTTACCGGCTTAACTATTATGCTCGGTAAGCATGTAGTGCAAGAACTGCTCGGGCCGGATATCTGGGCACCGCTGATCTATGGCAGTAAAACCGTGCACGACTGGGCAGGCCCTATCTTTATCGTGTCGTGGATTGTCTGCGTGGTGAAATGGATGCCGCTACAAACCTTTAAGATGTATGATCTTAAATGGTTCTTAGTGGTCGGTGGCTACATCAACTTTGGTCCATTCAAAGGTAAGCACCCTGACAGTGGTTTTGCTAACGCTGGTGAAAAAATGTGGTTCTGGACACTGACCCTATTCGGGCTGTTTATCAGTGTTTCAGGCATCATGTTAGTGCTCCCCGGCTTAGACCTGCCCCGTGAAGCCTCAATGGCCGCGCTGCTGATCCACTCGATCAGTGCCGTTATCCTAATAGCCTTTACGATTGTGCATATCTGGATGGCGACCGTGCTCAGCGAAGGCGGTATGGAGTGCATGAAGTCAGGCTATTGTGATGAAAACTGGGCAATCCAGCATCACAATTTGTGGTATGACGAAATCAAAGCCAACGGCAGCTTGCGTTATAAAGACTAA
- a CDS encoding formate dehydrogenase subunit gamma, whose translation MNKWFKHIGLAIALLFSAVCLANGGDGQAIQPQAADAQIWAQLKDGATGYTASQSEFHAQPINTYDLRVLELRSDWLAPALMAALFGMIIIFVLFIKVNGISKLHHGFSGKMVYRWSKFDVSIHWLGAIPCLLLILTGLVLLAGRFFFQPWLGEGFWAGLVYGAKQVHDVMAIPFMIGWALMITLWAKNQLPKMYDVKWFMVVGGYINFGPFKGKHPDAGFANAGEKMWFWAFALFGLIISASGMLLLFPNLFEPSRTLSLIALVLHSVSAIVICAFSIVHIFMATVMSEGGMECMVSGYCDENWASQHHNLWFDEIKANGTLQYKE comes from the coding sequence ATGAACAAATGGTTCAAACACATAGGTTTAGCCATAGCACTGCTATTTAGTGCCGTGTGTCTAGCCAATGGTGGTGATGGACAGGCGATCCAACCTCAAGCCGCTGATGCCCAAATTTGGGCACAGCTGAAGGATGGCGCCACGGGATACACTGCCTCCCAAAGTGAGTTCCATGCGCAGCCGATCAATACCTATGATCTGCGCGTGCTGGAACTGCGTAGCGACTGGTTAGCACCCGCTCTAATGGCGGCGCTATTTGGTATGATCATTATCTTTGTCTTATTTATCAAGGTGAACGGCATCTCCAAGCTACACCATGGTTTTTCAGGCAAGATGGTATATCGCTGGTCTAAGTTTGACGTTTCAATCCACTGGTTAGGTGCAATCCCTTGTTTGTTATTAATTTTAACAGGCTTGGTATTGCTCGCTGGACGCTTCTTCTTCCAACCTTGGTTGGGTGAGGGTTTCTGGGCAGGCTTAGTCTATGGTGCCAAACAAGTCCACGACGTGATGGCCATTCCTTTCATGATCGGTTGGGCACTGATGATCACCCTATGGGCGAAAAACCAGCTACCCAAAATGTACGATGTGAAGTGGTTTATGGTCGTTGGTGGTTACATCAACTTCGGCCCATTCAAAGGTAAGCACCCTGACGCAGGCTTTGCTAACGCCGGCGAAAAAATGTGGTTCTGGGCCTTTGCCCTGTTCGGGTTGATCATTTCAGCATCAGGTATGTTGTTACTGTTCCCAAACCTGTTCGAGCCAAGCCGCACCTTAAGCTTAATCGCGCTGGTATTGCACTCTGTTAGTGCCATCGTGATCTGCGCTTTCTCTATCGTGCACATCTTTATGGCAACTGTCATGTCAGAAGGTGGTATGGAGTGTATGGTGTCTGGTTATTGCGATGAAAACTGGGCAAGCCAGCATCACAATCTATGGTTTGATGAAATCAAAGCCAACGGCACGTTACAATATAAAGAGTAA